The Brassica oleracea var. oleracea cultivar TO1000 chromosome C7, BOL, whole genome shotgun sequence sequence TTTTTTTTTTTTGCATCAGAGATTCACAATCTCCTTCACCCCTGAGAGAACTGTCCAGGTCTTGGTCCAGATCAAGATCAAGATCTGGGTCCAGACCTAGGTCGAGTTCTGTCCCAAGGCATAGATCAAGATCAAGAAGCCGCGGAAGGTTAGTTTTATGTCATATTTGTTAACTTTGCATTTTTAGCATTTCATCAAAATAACTCTGTATATGCCTGTATGTTAATCTTCTTCTTTTGGTGACGTATCTTCTCTAGGTCGAGGTCGAGGGAGAGGGGCCATCGAAGGTCAGTTATTGATTTTTTTTTAAAGGTTCTATTGTTTTGTTGTATGTAACAGTGGTACCTGTGATCGAATAGTTAGTTTCTAATGTCTTTGTTATCTCTGTTAATTAAAATGTATGGTTGGCAGGACTGAAACTGCAAACCCTGGGAATACTCTTTACGTGACGGGCTTATCTACAAGGGTCACAGAGAGGGAGATTGAAACCCATTTCTCCAAGGAGGGGAAGGTAAATCATGTCTCAGCTTGAGTCTCCAAGGAGGGGAAATCCTCAGTATTTGGCTCTTGAATCTCTAACCTTTCGTTAATGAGTTGCTTTCTCATCAGGTTGCCTCCTGCTTTCTTGTGGTGGAGCCCCGGACTCGTGCTTCTCGTGGTTTTGCCTTTGTTACAATGGATAGCTACGAAGATGCTGACCGCTGCATTAAGTACCTGAACCAGTCTGTTCTGGAGGGCCGTTACATTACTGTTGAAAGGGTAAACAACAATCTTACTACTAAAGTTCTGCTGCAATATTCTTATAAGTTTGATTATCATCATTCTT is a genomic window containing:
- the LOC106303709 gene encoding serine/arginine-rich splicing factor SR45a-like, producing the protein MPDSPRMRDSQSPSPLRELSRSWSRSRSRSGSRPRSSSVPRHRSRSRSRGRSRSRERGHRRTETANPGNTLYVTGLSTRVTEREIETHFSKEGKVASCFLVVEPRTRASRGFAFVTMDSYEDADRCIKYLNQSVLEGRYITVERSRRKRPRTPTPGHYLGLKNDRDHGGRDRDRGSHYGRDDYGDRRSARRPPLRGRRDYSPPPRRERSRRDRSYSPYGSPERRRHHRGSR